GTCAATGCCGGATTCCAGCGTTTCTCGAATCCCAGCGTTGAAGAGGGCTTGCCAGACAAGCCCGCACCACAGGCGCTGCCAGCCTGGTGCCCCGGATAGATTTCGATTTCGTCAGGGAGCGACAGAAGCTTGGTGTGCAAGGTGTCATAGAGAACACCCGCCATCTGCTGCTCCTGTCCAGCCAAGTCAGGCCGACCAATGGCGCCAACAAATAGGGTGTCACCGGTCACGACGAACCAGGGAGCCTCACCGCGCCGCTTGTCGGTGACCAGCAGACACAGGCTGTCCGGCGTATGCCCTGGCGTGTGCAGAACCTTGACTTTGACATTGCCGACATCGAGCAGCTGTCCGTCCTGCAATGGCAGAAAGTCGTACTGCACCTGACCGTGATTGGATTCGTGCAGGCAATAGGGGGCATGAACCTTCTGGGCCAACGAACGACCACCCGAGTAATGATCGGCGTGGACATGGGTGTCGATGACGTGGGTGATTTCGACATTGGCTTCACGGGCCGCCTGCATGAACCAATCCTCGTCGCCAGCCACTACGTCGACCGCGATGGCCTTGGCCTGTCCAGCGCAGCCGAAAAAGTACGACAAGGAGGACTCCTTGGTCGCCAGTTGCTTGAAGAACATAGGTGCCTCCCTAAAAAACGAGAACTTGTCGGCCTTTGCTGTCCAGGCGATCAGTTCGCTTTGAGGGCCGACTCAATGGCCTCACTGCGCGGAGGTTTCGATGGGCAGGCCGCTGGCAGCCCACTCGCTGACACCGTCACTGATCTTTCTGGCTACGAAGCCACGGGCGCGCAGCAGTTGCACTGCCTCGTCAGACATGAGGCAGAAAGGCCCCCGGCAGTAAGCGACGATGGTGCGATCCGCAGGCAGATCAGCCAGACGCTTTTCCAGCTCATCCAGCGGCATAGAGCGCGCAAAAGGCAAATGCCCCGCGTTGAATTCGCTGGAAGGGCGTACGTCGATCACGACGATCTCTCCGTGCCGTGCTTTTTCCAGCAGGCTCTCCCGTCCCTCCGATACCAAGG
Above is a window of Acidovorax sp. KKS102 DNA encoding:
- a CDS encoding MBL fold metallo-hydrolase; its protein translation is MFFKQLATKESSLSYFFGCAGQAKAIAVDVVAGDEDWFMQAAREANVEITHVIDTHVHADHYSGGRSLAQKVHAPYCLHESNHGQVQYDFLPLQDGQLLDVGNVKVKVLHTPGHTPDSLCLLVTDKRRGEAPWFVVTGDTLFVGAIGRPDLAGQEQQMAGVLYDTLHTKLLSLPDEIEIYPGHQAGSACGAGLSGKPSSTLGFEKRWNPALTMERGAFISFLTQEIPPRPAAMDAMVRFNLGMEG